Genomic DNA from Accipiter gentilis chromosome 9, bAccGen1.1, whole genome shotgun sequence:
tgggggagattgggggcagtggggggtgatggggggctgtgggggggtccccattcagggctgggggggctggggccacAGCCCAGAGTGGGGCTGGGGGTTGGGGAAGTGGGtcctgggggggatttgggggggctctgaggggtcctggggggattTGGAGAActtggggtgtctgggggggatttggggggctctAAGGAGGTCCTGGGGGGAACCTGGGGGGCTCTGAGGGGTCCAGGGAGGATTTggaaggcttgggggggggtgtctggtgGGCTTTGAGGGGTCCAGTGGGCAGCAGCcagccccccagctgcccccgccccccagtgccccccacccagcccccccTGGTGCCCATCCTGTGTGGAGCCGTGGCCTTTGCTGCTGCCGCcctcctggtccagggcctgcgCCCCTGGTGAGCGCTAATGAGCGGGGGGTAATTAACAGGGTAATGAGGGGCAGCTGGGGAGGTACTTGCGCTCATGGCGGGGGGAATGAGTGGGGACCGGAGCAGGGGGGGCACTAACACCAGCGGGGCGCTTAACACCTGGTAATTAATGCCAGTGGGGTAACTGACGCTAATGATAATTAAGGCTAAGGGGTAATTAGTGCTAATCGAGATGTAATTAGGCCTAACGGGGCCATAGTTAATGCCAGCGGGGGTAATtagtgctgctgtggggcagtAAACCCCACTGGGGGTAGTTGGCACTAACGGGGGAGTGGGGTAATTAACGCTGATGGTGTAAATAAGGCTGGTAGGGAGCACGAGAGGCCGAGGGGTAATTAGTGAGGGGGTAATTAATGCTAATGAAGGAAAGTAATGCTAGTGGGGGTAATTAGCACTGATAAGGGGGTAATAAGTGTGGGGGGTGGTCAGTGGGAATGGGGGTAATTAATGGGGAATAATTAATGGTGACAGGGCATCATTAAGGACATGAGAGTAATTAGCGGCGCTGGGGGGTCAGTAGACCCCTGAGGAGTGACCCctgcccccccgcctcccccaggTGCCGCCGGGTGCTGCCCGTCCCCGACCCCCGGCACAGCCACGCCGCCCGTGCCCAGGTCAGCCCGACATCGGGGTcccccgggggggaggggggagcatgGGTGGGTCCCTgctgaccccccacccccctgccccaggaccCCCACGAGCTGGGGGGGCCACCctgtcctccccccgaggagctGCCGGTGACGCTGGTGGAGCTGAGCCCAGAGGGGACAGACATGGACCCACGGCCGGACGCGGACATGGAGCTGGACAGAGCGACAGACACGGACAGAGGAACAGCCATGGCCACAGAGCCACTGGTCCCCCCGGTGGGGTCGGGCTACGAGCGCCATTTCCTGCCCACCCCTGAGGAGgtgctgggctgggccgggcccaCAGCGACccacacggccccagtactgacCCACGGTGACCTGCACAGCTCTGACACAGACCCAGAGCAACCCACAGCGACCCACATGGCCCCAGTACTGACCCACGGCGACCTGCACAGCTCTGACACAGACCCAGAGCAACCCACAGCGACCCACACGGCGCTGGAACTGACCCATGGTGACCCACACGGCTCTGACATGGACCCAGAGCAACCCACAGTGATCCCATGGCCATGGAACCAGCCCACAGTGACCCACACGGCTCTGACACAGACCCACAGAGACCCACATGACTGACATGGGTCTGTCACGGATCTGGCAGGGACCCTCCGTTGGGCCTGTGTCCATCCTACAAGGGTCCAACAGTGATCCCTCACAGCCCTGACACGGATCCCGCACGGATCCCTCACAGCCCAGCCATGGGCCCAACGTGGGCTCCTCACAGTCCCAAGGCCCAGCACGGGCCTGTGGGTGCTCCTGGACCCAGCTCCGGGGCCGTGGCGGCGTTATAAATGGGTAATGATTCTATAACGTGCCTGTGACGTGTCTATAGGGCCCATACCGGGTCTAGACGGCCCATAACGGGGCGGCAGGCGCGGAGTCATGGCGGCCGGACCGCGGGGCACGACGGGAAATGAAGTCCCTGGCGTCACGTGACGGGGCGGGACCCGACGATGAGAGGGCGGGGCCGCCGAGGAGGAGGCGGGGCCGCCGAGGAGGAGGCGGGAGCAGAGCGGGGGGAGGGGTGGTGTGTGTCTCGGGGAGGTCACGTGAGTTACGCCCTGAGTGTTTCCGGGGCGCAAAGCGCTTCCGGGGCGCCATGGGGCCCGGGGTGGCGGTGAGGGGCCGGGGGTCGGTACCGGGGGCGGGGGGTTTGCGGtgatgggggggctgcagggactgggggggggtggCTGGGATGGTGGAAGGGTGTCcgtggggtcccgggggggtcccggTTCGGCCTGGGCcggccctgaccccccccccccccccctcgcccccccgcaGCGCACCCTACGCCTGGCCTGgggggcggccgcccgccgcaGCCTCCACGGGACAGCggccgcccgcgccccccccctCATCCCCATCGTGGTGGAGCAGACGGTGAgccggggggggacacagacCTCCCCCCaatcccccgtcccccccaatgTGTCGTGTCGTCCCCCTCACGGCCCCCGCTGaccccccgctccccgcaggGCCGGGGGGAGCGAGCCTACGACATCTACTCCCGCCTGCTGCGCGAGCGCATCGTCTGTGTCATGGGGCCGGTACGTACCGGGGGGGAGGAACCCCAAAcgttgccccccaccccccatttacccccccttttttctcccactccccccagaTCGACGACAGCCTGGCCAGCCTGGTGATCGcgcagctcctcttcctccagtcCGAGAGCAACAAAAAACCCATCCACATGTACATCAACAGCCCAggtgaggttgggggggggggtgtcgttgGGGGGTTTGTGGGGGGGTCACCAAGCCGATGCGAAGGTGTTTTTTGATTtgagggggcgaggggggggctgCGTTTTATCGTGTATTCCCCGCAGGTGGGGCGGTGACCTCGGGTTTGGCCATCTACGACACGATGCAGTACGTCCTCAACCCGGTGTGTACGTGGTGCGTGGGGCAGGCGGCCAGCATGGGCTCCCTCCTGCTAGCCGCCGGAGCCCCCGGCCAGCGCCATGCCCTGCCCAACGCCCGCATCATGGTGCACCAGCCCTCAGGGGGGGCACGGGTACGATGGTGGAGGGGGGGGTTGTGGATACATGGCAGGGGGACACATGGGAGACCCACGGCGGTGGGGCTGGGAGCCCTGCTGGGGCGAGGCAGggaggctctgtgtgtgtgtgtgggggggggggagggtgggtgccaaattttggtagtggggggggtctGGGTCACTTCACCCTGCACCCATGCTTCCCACacgccccctgcccgccccagggcCAGGCCACCGACATCGCCATCCAGGCGGAGGAGATCCTGCAGCTCAAACGCCAAATCAATGGGCTCTACGCCAAGCACACTGGGCAGCCCCTCGCCGTCATCGGTGAGATCCCCCCCCTCTGCCAAcacccccctgggacccccctaAACCCCTCCCTGACCTCcccctgttccccccccaccctgccccagaggCGGCGATGGAGCGGGACCGTTACCTCAGCCCCGTGGAGGCGCAGGACTTCGGGCTGCTCGACCGGGTGCTGGTGCATCCCCCACCCCGTGGCGAGGACGAACCCCGGCTGGTGCAGAAGgagtccccccccaccccccccgcgccccccaacGCCCCCCCGGGATCCTGAGACGCCCCCTCTCCCCGCcgaggggtgcgggggggttggggggggagggctgtGTGCCCCCCCATGGCCACCCCCCCAACTTCGCTGTACCCCTGGCAGGAATTAAAGGGCTGTGGACCCCGACTGAGTGCTGGGGGGCTGGGGCGGGGCacgggggggagcagggagggatttTGCGGAGGTGGAGGTCCCACAGAGGGATTGGGGGgggcaccagcccccccccccccccccagtgctctcCACTGCCATGTACCCCCCTTAGAGCTGTATCCCCTCCCCCAGCCCTACGTCTGCCCCACACTCGTGGGGTGACCCCCCCCAGGTGCCTATCCCCTCCTCGCCATGGGCCCCATATTCACGCTATGGCACCCCCGtgggccccacagcccccccatgTGCCCCATAACCGCCCCAGGAGCCCCACAACTCCCCCATGTGCCCCAAAACCGCCCCACAGCCCTCCTAGTGTGCCCGATGGACGACCACCCCCCCCCGAGGAACTACATCTCCCGGCATGCTCCGCGCGCGGCGCTCATTGGTCGCCGCCGTCGTCCAAttggaggcggggggcggggtcAGGCGGGCTATTTAAGCGGCGCGCCTGTGGGGAGGGGGCGGAGCTTGGCCGGGTCAGGGgcgggggggcctggggggggggggggcacagcggcctttgggggggaggggtgttaGGGGCGGCTTTGGGGGCTGGGGGCACACAGGGGCCTTagggggtgggttggggggcaGCATTGCCCTCGGGGGGGCGAATAGAGGCctcttggggggctgtggggtgggttgggggggccCCTGGGGCAGGTTTAGGGGCAGCGGTGCCctcggcgggggggggcagaggggtctgggggggcccCGGGGGGCAGCTGAGCGTCCgtgtgtcgtgtgtgtgtcccccaggtCCCGCCTGCGGGGACCATGGACAGCCCAGGCCGAGCCCCCTCCCCAGGTAACGGAGGGGGGGTGTACCGTGAAGAGGGGGGGGGAGttggggcgcggggggggcccaGCCGGGGGTCCTGACCGCTTGGGTtctcaccccccccagcccccgagatCCTGCTGGCGGAGGCAGCGGCCGGGCTCTGTCTgtccccgggggcggggggcgacCAAGCGGACCCCCCCGGCACCTCCCCGGGGGATCCCAGCGGTGTCGAGCCTGGGGGGGGCTGCCCGGCCACCCTGGAGCAGGCAAGAGGCTGTGGGCGGGCAGGTTGGGGGGGCTTGGGAGGGCAGGATGGGGGCTTGTGGGGTACGGGGTGGAGGATTGAGGGGGGTTATGGGCTCTGGAGGGGGGATGGGGTGTTCTTGGGGTGCAAGATGgggttatggggctggggggggccctgaGGTCGAAGAGGGGGGTTGaggtccctggggtggggggaggagatGGAGATGAGGGCCCTTGGGGGGTctttcggggaggggggggggggggatgagatgggggtcccggggcagggggtgccagatgtgttcccccccccccccaggagctggcagcgctggggctgccccccggggggggcccccAGGCGCTGGGGGGGCTCCTGCGCCTCTACCgggaggcggtggcggggggggcccGGCGGGAGCAGGAGCTGCGGGGGCTGCGCCAGCGCCTCGGGCCCCTCCAGGTcagcgggggggggagggttgcctctggggggggggtccctgtgtccttGGAGGGGATCCCATGTCACCTGGGAGGGTCCCTGTGttatcttggggggggggaggggcacaTCCCTCAGAGTGTCCCCATGACAcatgggggggtgtccctgggggggggctgaTGTCCCCTGggggtgtccctgtgtccctcAAGGGGTTACTATGTCATCTAGGGTCCCCCCATCTCCCTGGAGGAGTTTCCGTGTCCCCCAAGGGTCCCTGTGTTCCTGGAGGGGGCCGTGCCCCTTGGGGGGGTCCTCACATCCCCGAAGGAGCCCCATgtccctcggggggggggggtccccccgtGTCTCTCAATGGCCTCCCACACcacctggggggggtcccatgtCATCTAGGGGATCCCTGTCCCCCTCAGGGGGTCCCCTATCCccgtggggggtggtggtggtggtggtggtggtggtgtccccctccccgggggtGTCCCCAACGGTGCCAGGGGGGCCGCAGGGTCGCGTGGCCGCCTGCGCCCGGGCCATGGCGGCGGCGCGGGACGAGGCCGAGCGGCTGCGGGAGCACAACCGGTGCCTCTGGGCGCTGCTGGCGGCCGAGCGGGCACAggtgggtcctggggggggggcgaTGGACGGGGTTGGGGGTCCAGGatccccccccccggctcacACACCACAATCACCACCCGTTCCCAGGGGTCCCGGCACGGCAGCGCCCGGCACTGCCCCACGGCACAGCCACGCCAGGAGCCCAGGGAGGGCACAGCTCAGAGGAGACCCCGGCGTCCTGGTgagtgggacaccccccccaggacccctgaaacccccgggacccccagacCCTCTCCAGGGGTCATTGAAACCCCTCCAGGATTCTCAAGGGACCCCTGAACCTCCTTGgcacccccaaaacctcccctggGACCCTCCAAACCTCCCCAGGACCCCTAAACCCTCCACGGGGGTCCCCTGAGCTCCTGTGggacccacagcccccccccccccccaagatctcCTGAAGCTCCTCAGGACCCCCAAACCTTCCCGAGGGACCTCTGGGGCCCTCTGAAACTCCCTGAGACCCCCTAAGTCCTCCTGGGGTTCCCCTGAACCCCCTCGAAACCTCAAACCCTCTCAggattccctgtccccctccttGGAACCCCTCcaaaccccccccaacccccaaaacctgcccaGGACCCCCACCCAAGCCCCTCCTAAGGCCCCTAAGCCCTCCCTGAGCCCCCCCAGCTTCCCTCCCAGGACCCCTTCAACCCTTCCAAGACCTCCCAAACCCTACTGTCCCCCCACACCAAGTctgcaccacccccccccaaacccaccctgaCCCCCCTCATCCCACAGCCACGGAGCTGCCGAGTGCGGCACCCCGGCGGGGGGCAAGGGCGGCCGGCAGAGCCCCCAGGACGGCccagaggtggggatggggggtctgggggtctgggggggactGTGGGGCAGGGGATGCTGTGGGTCTGGGGGGATCTTGTAGGTCTGGGGTCACCATGGGGCTGGGAATCGTGTGAATTTGGGGATGCTGTGGGTCTGGGGAGGGACATGCTGTTGTTTTGTGGGGATGCCAAGGGTCTGGGGAGGCCTTATGGGTCTGGGGTCACTGTGGGGCTGGGAACAGTGTGAATTTGGGGATGCTGTGAgtctggggacacacacacacacacacacacacactgttgtTTTGGGGGGACACTGTGGGTCTGCCATCACTGTGGGTCTGGGGGGGACACCGTGGGTCAGGGGATGCCGTGGGTCCCCATCACCCCTCTCCCGCAGGCAGCAGGGAGCCCACTGGGGCTCCGAGCACCCCCCCgacccctcccagcaccccccggccccccgacGGGACCCCGacctggagcaggagctgcagcggCTGCGGGAGGAGGCGGCAGCCGGGAGGGAGGTGATCGCC
This window encodes:
- the CLPP gene encoding ATP-dependent Clp protease proteolytic subunit, mitochondrial produces the protein MGPGVARTLRLAWGAAARRSLHGTAAARAPPLIPIVVEQTGRGERAYDIYSRLLRERIVCVMGPIDDSLASLVIAQLLFLQSESNKKPIHMYINSPGGAVTSGLAIYDTMQYVLNPVCTWCVGQAASMGSLLLAAGAPGQRHALPNARIMVHQPSGGARGQATDIAIQAEEILQLKRQINGLYAKHTGQPLAVIEAAMERDRYLSPVEAQDFGLLDRVLVHPPPRGEDEPRLVQKESPPTPPAPPNAPPGS
- the LOC126042495 gene encoding uncharacterized protein LOC126042495 — translated: MDSPGRAPSPAPEILLAEAAAGLCLSPGAGGDQADPPGTSPGDPSGVEPGGGCPATLEQELAALGLPPGGGPQALGGLLRLYREAVAGGARREQELRGLRQRLGPLQGRVAACARAMAAARDEAERLREHNRCLWALLAAERAQGSRHGSARHCPTAQPRQEPREGTAQRRPRRPATELPSAAPRRGARAAGRAPRTAQRQQGAHWGSEHPPDPSQHPPAPRRDPDLEQELQRLREEAAAGREVIALQHRCLQEAMAAVLAAPRPPTPGLEQEWRRLRRLQGALTRERRTFTEAAERLAREWEQFEAERVSLLRQHFLSTPDPWDTPDPTGDPQPGGRPEPQP